A region from the Candidatus Paceibacterota bacterium genome encodes:
- a CDS encoding O-antigen ligase family protein, with protein sequence MEVNKILRRVVLVGIFLVPFIPLVVTNSSFFPFISGKGFVFRIITEIILACWLILALRSVSFRPKKHLLIWMLGAFLLVMLVADALSLNTYKSFWSNFERMEGYITLLHLVAYFLVIGTVLRAEKLWTRFFQTVIGVSTLVSAYAVFQLLGIFVIHQGATRLDATMGNATYLAVYLLFTSFLTVFLWLRDKNGIGMRITYGVILFLQLFGLYNTATRGALLGLVGGTIVALICLVLFERVHLKSRRIAGGALIVMLVMVIGFALIRDSNFLQNKGPLSRLASISLAEGQPRFQVWNMAWQGFKEKPIFGWGQESFNYVFNKYYNPEMYGQEQWFDRAHNVFLDWLIAGGILGFSVYLGLYLSALYSIWRSGGDKRFSVIDKAILTGLIIAYGINNIFVFDQLVSYLMFFSLLAYLYTKDTATELGDYNKVSLDYRLDKGTTDRIFVPAIVVLAVVSLYFVNVKGILQSRALTSALHQRSEGPSKNLELFIKAVSYDSFGQAEVREQLAQAAYAFGRSNAPIEIKQAFFDLTKTELLKQIAETPQDARYQLFMATFLNNFQIYDEALKYYDMARALSPQKQSIMFELGSLYINNGDPNKALDIFKQALDLEPNYVDARKTYGVGAIYAKRLDLAREILVPIYGTILVPDSRFINAFAAIGDFDSVAKLWQLVIKDSPNDPAPRLSLAATYLKLGQRQAAVAEIQKAIELNPGVKEQGEYYIREIQAGRNP encoded by the coding sequence ATGGAGGTGAATAAAATTTTGAGAAGAGTTGTTTTGGTCGGAATATTTTTGGTGCCGTTCATTCCTCTAGTTGTCACCAACAGTAGTTTTTTTCCATTTATTAGTGGTAAAGGTTTTGTTTTTAGAATTATCACCGAAATTATTTTGGCCTGCTGGCTAATCTTGGCTTTGCGGTCGGTGAGTTTTCGTCCTAAAAAGCATTTACTAATCTGGATGCTAGGAGCCTTTTTGCTGGTAATGTTGGTTGCTGACGCTTTAAGTCTGAATACTTACAAAAGTTTTTGGAGCAATTTTGAACGAATGGAGGGTTATATCACGCTGCTTCATCTCGTGGCCTATTTTCTGGTTATCGGAACAGTTCTCCGGGCAGAGAAACTTTGGACTCGATTTTTCCAAACAGTAATCGGCGTCAGTACATTGGTTTCGGCTTATGCAGTCTTTCAGCTGCTGGGCATTTTTGTCATACACCAAGGGGCTACCAGATTGGACGCGACAATGGGCAATGCAACTTATTTAGCGGTCTATCTCTTATTTACCTCCTTTCTTACGGTTTTTCTTTGGCTTCGAGATAAAAACGGCATAGGTATGAGAATTACCTACGGTGTGATTTTGTTTTTGCAATTATTTGGTCTTTATAATACTGCCACTCGAGGTGCATTGCTGGGTCTTGTCGGCGGGACGATTGTGGCGTTGATTTGTCTAGTCCTGTTTGAGAGAGTTCATTTAAAGAGTAGAAGGATTGCCGGCGGAGCTTTAATTGTGATGCTTGTTATGGTTATTGGTTTCGCTTTAATTAGAGATTCTAATTTTTTGCAAAACAAAGGGCCACTTTCTCGCTTGGCTTCAATTTCTCTGGCTGAAGGTCAGCCACGATTTCAGGTTTGGAATATGGCTTGGCAAGGCTTTAAAGAGAAGCCGATTTTTGGTTGGGGCCAAGAGAGTTTCAATTATGTTTTTAACAAATATTATAATCCGGAAATGTACGGTCAGGAGCAATGGTTTGATCGGGCACATAATGTTTTTCTCGACTGGTTGATTGCTGGCGGAATTTTGGGATTTTCAGTCTACCTCGGCCTGTATTTGTCAGCCCTATACTCAATTTGGCGAAGTGGTGGCGATAAGCGGTTTTCAGTAATTGATAAGGCCATTTTGACCGGCCTTATCATTGCTTACGGCATAAACAATATTTTCGTGTTTGACCAGCTTGTTAGCTATTTGATGTTTTTCTCGTTGTTGGCCTATCTTTATACTAAAGATACTGCGACAGAGTTGGGCGACTATAATAAAGTCAGTCTTGATTACCGATTAGACAAGGGAACAACCGATAGGATCTTTGTGCCGGCAATTGTTGTGCTGGCTGTTGTCTCCCTATATTTTGTGAATGTTAAAGGTATTCTTCAGAGCCGGGCACTTACTTCGGCGCTTCATCAGCGGAGCGAGGGGCCGTCAAAAAATTTGGAATTATTCATAAAAGCCGTGTCATACGATTCTTTTGGTCAGGCCGAAGTTCGTGAACAGTTGGCCCAAGCTGCTTACGCTTTCGGCAGGTCAAATGCACCAATCGAAATTAAACAGGCTTTTTTTGATTTGACGAAAACTGAGTTGCTAAAGCAGATTGCCGAAACCCCCCAGGATGCGAGGTACCAGCTTTTTATGGCGACTTTCTTGAATAACTTCCAGATTTATGATGAGGCGCTGAAGTATTACGATATGGCGCGTGCTCTTTCGCCCCAAAAACAATCAATTATGTTTGAGTTGGGTTCGCTTTATATCAACAACGGTGACCCGAACAAAGCTCTGGACATTTTTAAGCAAGCCCTAGATCTTGAGCCAAATTATGTTGACGCCCGGAAAACTTACGGTGTCGGCGCGATTTACGCGAAAAGGTTAGATTTGGCCCGCGAAATTCTGGTGCCGATTTACGGAACAATTCTTGTTCCTGACAGTCGCTTCATTAACGCTTTTGCGGCTATCGGCGATTTTGATAGTGTGGCCAAACTCTGGCAACTTGTTATCAAAGATAGCCCGAACGACCCGGCCCCGCGGTTGTCTTTGGCCGCGACCTATTTGAAGCTTGGTCAACGACAGGCGGCAGTAGCGGAAATTCAAAAGGCGATCGAGCTTAATCCGGGCGTTAAAGAACAGGGTGAATATTATATTCGCGAGATTCAAGCCGGCCGGAACCCTTGA
- a CDS encoding HAD family hydrolase — protein sequence MRIKKIVFDFDGVLTKGGEPLKEQAWDFMADLWSGQAKKWLGEARLKFGQGKGSRFDILKYVILRFGHTEAFDDVLVPAYAECYDQIVQRLLVDSGLAEHAEELLDSLQTFRFELYVNSATPTPGLLKSLQALRIDDYFEKILGWPNRKLENLRIVRSSTPAAEPKEIVFVGDGENDWKAAKDFGCHFVGMANSWNNWGERRPKGMPKYCLISDLQEIPKKIALFEKK from the coding sequence ATGAGGATCAAAAAGATAGTGTTCGACTTTGACGGAGTTTTGACCAAAGGCGGGGAACCGCTCAAGGAACAAGCCTGGGACTTTATGGCTGACCTGTGGAGTGGTCAGGCCAAGAAATGGCTTGGTGAAGCTCGCCTTAAATTTGGGCAAGGTAAAGGATCCAGATTTGATATTCTGAAGTATGTTATTCTCCGGTTCGGCCACACCGAAGCGTTTGACGATGTCTTGGTTCCAGCCTATGCCGAGTGCTATGACCAGATTGTCCAACGACTGCTGGTTGATAGCGGTTTGGCAGAACATGCCGAAGAGCTTCTGGATTCTCTTCAAACATTCAGATTCGAGTTGTATGTCAATTCTGCTACCCCAACCCCCGGACTTTTGAAAAGCTTGCAGGCGCTTCGGATTGACGACTACTTTGAAAAAATTCTTGGTTGGCCGAACAGAAAGCTCGAAAATTTGCGGATTGTCAGAAGTTCTACGCCCGCGGCGGAACCGAAGGAAATCGTTTTCGTCGGAGACGGCGAAAATGACTGGAAGGCGGCCAAAGATTTCGGTTGCCATTTCGTTGGTATGGCCAATTCCTGGAACAATTGGGGGGAGAGGCGACCGAAGGGGATGCCGAAGTACTGTTTGATCAGTGACCTTCAGGAGATTCCGAAAAAGATCGCTCTTTTTGAAAAGAAGTAG